In Salmo salar chromosome ssa15, Ssal_v3.1, whole genome shotgun sequence, one genomic interval encodes:
- the LOC106570861 gene encoding C-C motif chemokine 20 codes for MVSTMDSAKILFSVLFLCVCYQVTQGQMVMDCCLEVSKKEIPQRVVTGYQPQVRGQGCSIDAVVFHTRKGHKLCAPTGPAWVTNLIKHLDKPTKMCHNTNFKGKRCRKVKPKHS; via the exons ATGGTGTCTACCATGGACAGTGCCAAGAtcctcttctctgttctgttcctctgcgTCTGCTACCAGG tgacTCAGGGCCAGATGGTGATGGACTGCTGTCTGGAGGTCAGTAAAAAAGAGATCCCACAACGCGTTGTCACGGGTTACCAGCCTCAGGTTAGGGGTCAAGGCTGCTCCATTGACGCCGTGGT CTTCCACACCAGAAAGGGACATAAGCTGTGTGCCCCTACTGGCCCTGCCTGGGTTACTAACCTGATTAAACACTTGGACAAGCCGACCAAGATGTGCCACAACACCAACTTCAAG GGTAAACGCTGTAGGAAGGTGAAGCCCAAGCATTCCTAA